In the Verrucomicrobiota bacterium genome, CGGGAGGCTAAGGGCGGAAGCAGGATTGTTGGGGTATGCCAGCCTCCAGAGAGCTAGGGTGGAGAAAAGGCGCTCAAGTTTGCGGGCAGTAGAATCGGTGTCCTGCGCAGGCGCAAGATCACGGTGGTAACCCTGCTTCTTCGGCGCGCCTTGGTCTGCGCCAAAATCCACGGGGTATCCTCTCGGTTTCTTTTGCAGCTTGGTATTACACCTCCGCTCCTTCTTCAAGCCTGCTTTAAGGGGCGGTTTTTTCACAAAATCGCAATTTGCTTTTTTAGCGGCACAAGCTCTGCTCCCGTTGTTTTCGCTCCACGCTTGCTTTTGCCATGCTCACCAACCGTGCTTCCGGCTTGTATCGTGTCCACGTCCTCTGTCAGGCCGTGGTGGTAGCGCTCTATTTTGGCCTTTTGCTGTTGGGCTTCAAGTTGGTGCGCGGCTGGTCCACTGTGGATGCTTCGGACTACTTGGTCTACTTGGTCGTGATCGTGGCGAGCCTTTTGGTGGAGGCGATGCTGCGGTCGGAGCGGTTGAGGTGGTTGCTGGAGCTGGCGCCAAGGCATATCGCTCGAAATTCTCTTTCTCAAACGGTGGCAATTGGGTTTGGACTGTCGTTCTTCTTGGTTGGGATGAAGGATCTAGGCATTTCTAGAATTTATTTCGGCTTGCTGCTTGTTGGGGCCTACCCGGTGCTCTATTACTGTAATCGTTATCTTCCCCGCCCTGTTTTGCGTTTCCTTCTCTGGCGCTTTGGGCGTGATCCCGTGAAGGTGTTGGTGGTGGACGACGATGGGTCCACGCTGAAAGACTTTCGGAGGCGAATCAATGCGGGGCAGTATCCGGGGTCGAGGCTCGTGGGCTATCTCAGTCGGGAAATTCCCAACAATCCCAGTGAAGCGCTATCTGTTGGTTGGCTGGGGACATTAGAAGATTTGGAAAAGGTAGCGAGCGAATTCGGGATCAGCCAAGTGGTCGTTCCTAGCGTGGATTTCTCACGAGAATTTGGCCGCCGCATGATGGATTTCTGCGAAGCCAAGGGCTTGCGGATTGTCTTGGTAAATGATGTCCCAAAACGCCTTGGGCGGAGTTTAACCATGACGAGCGTGGGGGGGCTGGAAATTCTTTCTCCCAGGACGGAACCTTTGGAGGATCCTTTGAATCGTATGGTTAAGCGATCAGCTGACATTGGAATTTCGGCAGTCGTCTTGAGCTTTGTGCTGCCGCTCATGATCACTTTCGCATGGATCGCCCATCGTTGGCAAAGCCCAGGGCCTCTCTTTTACAAGCAAGAGCGAAGTGGTCGAGGTGGGCAACGGTTCAAGATTTACAAATTCCGCTCGCTCCATGTCGATCATGGAGAAGATAGCAAACAGGTGACAACCAACGACTCTCGAGTCTTCCCCTTAGGTGCTCTCATGCGGAAATTGAGCATCGACGAACTGCCTCAGTTCTGGAACGTGCTTCAAGGACAGATGAGTCTTGTAGGTCCCCGTCCTCATTTGCCTGAGCATGATGCCGAATTCGCTCAACAGACCGCCAACTATGCCGTCCGCCACTTTGTCAAACCAGGCATCACTGGCCTAGCCCAAGTCAAAGGCTATCGTGGGGAAACCCGGACTCGCAACGATGTGCGGCACCGAGTCCGATGGGATGTCGTCTATTTGGAACGCTGGACGCCTTGGCTGGACACTTGGATTCTATGGAGAACCGCCTGGCAGTGTCTAGTTCCTTGTAAAAAGGCCTACTGATCATAGCGCGACATGGTGGCGAAGATTGAAGACCGAATGGCATGTGGATTTTCCAAAAACTTCCCAGCTCAAATCTGCCTACACCAGCGCAATTGAAAATTTCTCCATATTAAAATTTCTTCGTAGTCAGTTGCCGAAAAGGGTCTTGAGTTAGGGCGCTCATGCTGCTGTGAGGCTAGCCCTCTGTTGGGTGTAGATAGAGAGAAGTCTTTTCGTTGCTGCTATCGGTGGCTTGTCGTTCAAGTGTTTAGAAAGGCCGTCCGGACATCTGTGTCGATCTTCGGGTTAGAAATCGGCTTTTCGGCTAGTTGACGGTGGTGGTGGTTTTTAGTGTTCATCGACAACCGTGCCTTCCTTTAGCCAGACGAAAATCGCCCTGCGAGAGTTCTTTTCGCCTTCACTGACGTTTTGGCTGGTACTAGCGCTTCTTTGGGGCCAGCTTTTTTTTGTTTGCGCTGCCACCTGGCTGGCCCAGGAGACCTACGAGTATGCTTGGCTGATTCCACCCCTTTTGGTCTTTTTTCTTTTTCGGCGGGACGAAATCAGATTCAACCCAGATCATTTTCAGCCCAGGTTGGTCGGAGGCGAGAGGGTGGGGGGCAACCCTCGCTCCTGGGCTGTGAGATGGCTCCTTCTTGCCTTAGGGTTGGGAGTCTTCCTGTGGGCATTGAGGGTCGTGGAGACCGTGGATCCGTATTGGCGTTTGGCCCTCTGGGTCCACGCTTCGCTGGTCGTGTTGATTTCGGCCGCCTGGTGTTTTTGGGTTTGGCGACCAAAGCTCTCATTGGGTCTGCGTTTGTTGCCGCTGGTCTTCTTGTCCCTTTTGGCTGTGCCCTTACCAACAGGCTTGGAAGTTTGGCTCGTCGAAGCATTCACCGACACTACCATGGCACTTGGGGTCGGATGGATGGAGTTGGCAGGACGCCCTGTGGAAAGGGTAGGGCGTTGGTTGGTCTCGATGGGGGAGCAAGTAGAGGTGACGGAGGGCTGTAGTGGAATTCGGTCTTTTCAGAGTCTGCTTTTTGTCGCAGTGGCGTTGGGGGAGATGATGACCCTCCGCTGGTGGGGTCGCTTTCTTCTGATTCCGTTGGCGGCGCTCTTGACGTTGGTCTCGAATTTCATCCGAGTGGTTTGTTTGGCTGAGACTCGTTGGACGGAAGGACCGGTCGCTTTCCAGCGACTGCATGACAGCATCACCCCATGGACATTTTCAGGCGCTTGTTTGGCCTTGGTCGTCGTCGCGGCTTGGATCCGACGTTGTCAGTCGGCCAGAAAACGGGTTCAGGTGATCTCGAGCCAAGAAAAGGTGGGTCAGACTGTCGCAGAGAGCCTTACAGCCAACCCCCGTGCAGAAACAGAGAATGAGGGCATGCCGACACATCCCTTGCGGCGGAATGGTTGGAAACTTGCGTTCTTAGTGAGCGCTGGAGTCGTGGTGATTGAGGTGGGTCGACTCTCTTGGTTCAGGCAGTCAAACGAAGCGGCAGAAACCGAAAAACCGTTTGCCCTCGAAAAATCGCCGCGCCTGGGGCTGAAACTCCTTGAAGTTGGCTCAGCAGTTCGTGAGGCTTACGCGGGGGGAGAGGTTTCGAGCGGGGTGTATCTTCAAGATGGTGTGGAAGCTGAAGTGTATTTGATTCACTGGGAAGACGCGTCCTCATCGGGATGGTATGAAATAGGAGGACATGATCCTTCCGTCTGCATGGAAAGTGTGGGCTCCAAGGAGGAAAAGGTCTACCCACCTTGGATCGCCTCTCAGGGAAAAGCTTCCCTCATCGTTCGTCCGGCCCTCTACCGTTCGGTGGATGGTAAGAAAGTTTACTTGTTTGAGGGCCTTTGGTTCGGGTGGAGGGCGGGCGATGCGCTCGCGTTCCTAGGATCGGGCGATCTGAGAGGGCTTCGTTTTGCAATTGCAGCCAGCAGGACCTTGAAATTTCCGGCGATTCGGTTGCGGGTAGGAGTGAGGTTTGCTCAGGGTTATCCTGAGGCCAGGGCTTTTTTTGAAGAGGTAGTTTTAACAGCTGTCTCCCAAAATTTCTGATTGCCGTCGAAACTTTTCGTGTGTCCTGCGCACTACTCTCCCCAAAAGCAAAACTCAGCGATTTGGGCCTGCCTGTTGATCTGATGCGACCGTCGATCTAAAAGCAGCTCTTTTTGTGCCCTGATTGCCCCGATAAGCTCATGATTCGGCGAGAGATTGGCACATCCACTGCTCCTGCTGAGGGGGTGCTAAATTCTCAATTTGTAAATCACCGCTCTAAGTTTTTGGCTTGACTTACAGCCAACCTAACCGAGCCTTCCACTGCTCAACCTTTGCTCATGAAAGCTAAAATCATTGCTCTGTTTCTGGGTCTGTCTCCCTTCACTGCTACTCTCGGTGGAGAACCGCTGCCCTTCGTCGAAAGTCCATCGAGTTCTTTCGGAATCGCCCCCCTCAACCTCGATCTGATCCCTTCACTGGGGATCACCTACGATACCAACCTCAACCGGACTGCAGCCCTCGAAACGGATGCGGTGAAATATTATGCAGGTTTGGGGATCGTGGTGAGCTCGGCA is a window encoding:
- a CDS encoding exopolysaccharide biosynthesis polyprenyl glycosylphosphotransferase, which gives rise to MLTNRASGLYRVHVLCQAVVVALYFGLLLLGFKLVRGWSTVDASDYLVYLVVIVASLLVEAMLRSERLRWLLELAPRHIARNSLSQTVAIGFGLSFFLVGMKDLGISRIYFGLLLVGAYPVLYYCNRYLPRPVLRFLLWRFGRDPVKVLVVDDDGSTLKDFRRRINAGQYPGSRLVGYLSREIPNNPSEALSVGWLGTLEDLEKVASEFGISQVVVPSVDFSREFGRRMMDFCEAKGLRIVLVNDVPKRLGRSLTMTSVGGLEILSPRTEPLEDPLNRMVKRSADIGISAVVLSFVLPLMITFAWIAHRWQSPGPLFYKQERSGRGGQRFKIYKFRSLHVDHGEDSKQVTTNDSRVFPLGALMRKLSIDELPQFWNVLQGQMSLVGPRPHLPEHDAEFAQQTANYAVRHFVKPGITGLAQVKGYRGETRTRNDVRHRVRWDVVYLERWTPWLDTWILWRTAWQCLVPCKKAY
- a CDS encoding exosortase/archaeosortase family protein, translated to MPSFSQTKIALREFFSPSLTFWLVLALLWGQLFFVCAATWLAQETYEYAWLIPPLLVFFLFRRDEIRFNPDHFQPRLVGGERVGGNPRSWAVRWLLLALGLGVFLWALRVVETVDPYWRLALWVHASLVVLISAAWCFWVWRPKLSLGLRLLPLVFLSLLAVPLPTGLEVWLVEAFTDTTMALGVGWMELAGRPVERVGRWLVSMGEQVEVTEGCSGIRSFQSLLFVAVALGEMMTLRWWGRFLLIPLAALLTLVSNFIRVVCLAETRWTEGPVAFQRLHDSITPWTFSGACLALVVVAAWIRRCQSARKRVQVISSQEKVGQTVAESLTANPRAETENEGMPTHPLRRNGWKLAFLVSAGVVVIEVGRLSWFRQSNEAAETEKPFALEKSPRLGLKLLEVGSAVREAYAGGEVSSGVYLQDGVEAEVYLIHWEDASSSGWYEIGGHDPSVCMESVGSKEEKVYPPWIASQGKASLIVRPALYRSVDGKKVYLFEGLWFGWRAGDALAFLGSGDLRGLRFAIAASRTLKFPAIRLRVGVRFAQGYPEARAFFEEVVLTAVSQNF